CTGTCCGCCCACCAACACACAAgcgcactgtgtgtgtgtaagagggTTTGAGTCACAGGAGAGTGAGGAAACCTGCCATATTATCAGTCTTATCTATATGTGTTCTATCTCTAGATACTATAAATGGCTGTTGGGGGGGGCGGTGTTGTGGAGTTggcttgggggttggggttgcagtGGGCTTGCTTTGGAGGGTGCTgtgttttttgcatttcaaaggtggtgaccccacctcatACAGGCAAATATCCCACTGGCTTCAGAACCAGATTATagacttcaggatttgggccCTGGTTCAGAAACTGCTTAGCAGGCTAACAGCCCTCCCCCAGACCCGGAGTGAGTGACAGCAGAGTGCCGTCCCCTCCTTTCTTGGCAGGGTATACTTGCTCCAGACCTCCCTTCCTGGGGAAGCCACACAAAACTCTCTTTCTCCTGCATGGATGCAACAGAAACACCCTCTAACTGCTGAAGCAAGCCAGGGATTCCGTGTGCAGATCCCAGGCCTCACGGGCTGGTTGTAAAAAATCCCCACCCTCTGCAAACCTAGCACACAGCCAAGTGGAGGTGGAGTGGGATGTACCCGTGCTCGGTAGCCTGCTAGAGACATGACACAGCAGCTAATACTTAACCAAGCGGAACCTCTGCAATACTTCCTTTTCCAAAGCATGAGTGCGAACAGAAGCTCTTTCCAACTAACACAGTGTTTCTCAGGGATCGGTCAGTGCACGGCagcagtccctgagatctccctgacacagtttaggaaggcagcaagcttgtccctggtatcaaaaaggttgagaaacgctGGCTTGAGCCCTCCTCCGAGCTAGACTTTTACATACAGTATTTATTACTCGACCAGCCAGGAGAGACTGCAAATCCCAGCCCTAGGACACAAGAAAAGCAAATCCTTACCTGTCCCCAGAGAGGGAGAGTTTGGAAAGAGTCTAGAAAGGTCGCCTTGGAGTGATGAACGCAGAGAGTTAAAGTGGTTCCTAACACAGAAGGGCCATGCAAAGCTGCATGGAAAACAGGGAGGGTTTCCTGTGCTGTAACACTACACCCCTCCCTGCATCTCCCACCGGGAAATTCAAAGCCACCCAAGAGAAGCAGCTGTCAGTGCTTAGCTCAAGCAAGATCCCAGTTCCCTTGTCCCAGCATAGGGAGAAAAATACATCTCAGCCTGTGCCTATGTGCTGATGAAagcagcctgccctgcctccccctcccctgagaagGCTTCTCCAGGGAAAAACAAATGGTAAAATGCTCCctaaagccaagctgttactctGGCAACACTTGGTTTGACTCTCCTCTACCATGTAGCCTCTTGACACTGGTGTAGCTTTAGGTACTTCGGTGTAGTTACTCCTGATTGACTGtggtgagtgagaggagaatcaggccccatgatTTAAGGGAACAGAGCTCAGGGTTCACAGTGCATGTGCGTGTGTATACGTGTACATACTCCTGCTAGTTAATTCTACTGTAACTTGTGCAGCATAGAAAAGGCTACAGCTTGCAGTCCACTTGTTAGCGGCTGTGTTTACAAAAGACACCATATCACAGATGGCAAACATTTGATAATGGGTTATTAAACTGCCATCCCCTGGGCTTTGGATTTCTAAACAGCCTTTCAAGCAGAGCAGAAACAGATTTGCTATTTAGACTTGTTTGAGGTCTGGGCTTGAAAAGATTTGAACtaacactgggaaagaatccagCTTACATTTCTTTCTAAGTAAATGAAACCCCCTAATAAAAGGCCAGGAGACTAAAAGCTGGGAAGACCTTCTGCTGTTGTGGCTTGCAAATCATACCACAGGGAAGATAGGGGGAGGGTTTGTACCACAGAGTGGAGATAAACATCATGGTGAATTACAAGGGGTGAGGGTGAAAGATCTTGTCATTCTTCTCCTAAGGTGTAGCTACgctgcagctggaggtgtaatttctggGACAGGTGTAAGGATTTAGGGATGAGGACCCAGGTCTGCAGAACCTGGGACACCACCACGTGCAAAGTCACAGCCAGGGAGCATGGTGGAGAGTAGGAGCTGCAGGACATACGGCCCAAGTGACCCAGAGTGACAGTACCCTGTGGCCCTTTGATTCGCCAGGAGCCCTATTTAACCCGGGAGGGTGCCCCAGGAAGCTGACTCCTGACTGCAGCTTGGCGCTATCTCTGGTCTCTGACCCTCATTGACTTTGATCCCGACTCTTATTTATTGAGCCTGGATCTAGCAATTCCTCTGACTGCTGTCCCTGCTGTGTGGATCCCAGCCCAGCTGTAACTGCTTGGCCACACTGCCTGTGCCGTGGTCTCTTACATTCTGTAAATATTCATGTGCTACCTCTGAttgagctaacatgctaaaaactGCCATGTAGCCACAACCTGGCAGAGGCCAACTGCCTGCGGATGTACCAAAGTTTGTGCTTTCTCTGCCccaatgcatatttaattattcatacaAAGTGGACCAAGCTTCATCAGGAGAGACTCTCACATCAGAATACCCCATAGTTCAGAGGCTTGGTCAGTCCCCTGAGAGGTGGGAAGCCTAGGTTACAATCCCTTCCCCTtgccaggcagaggggggaattgaactggTGTCCCCTTCACCGGGTGTGAgtttcctaaccactgggctaaaggttataagggaggcctccttcccctgcccattTTGTGCTGAGTCAGGagtgctcagagcacacctaccagactgggcccTGCAGGCAGCGCATGTGAgtagaggcagaaacataggtgccaagGGAACTTAAATCATGAGTTCAGCACCTGCAGGGTTAGGCAGTAGCTGAATGGGGGGTTTTGTgaattgcagtagtgcctaaaaCTGGGCTTTAAGTGCCTAGGTTCTGTTGGGGATCTAAGCCTTCATCTCCATGCCTGAGTTCtccagctgtacaatggggagaATAGCACTTCCCATCCTCACAAGTTGTTGGGAGACGAAATTCAATAATTTAAGTGAGCTGCCCAAATGCTGTAAGaatggggccacataagtacttAGATATATTAAGAAACAAAGAATAAACACAACCCCCTTTCCTCTTCACTCCATCCCGGAAGCTTGAAGGAGGCTTGAGAGGGGAATACAAATTCAGAGCCACTGGAGTGGGttagatattttatttatatctgAATTTAAAATATCACTGTCCAAAAGGTAGTGTACACCATAGCTGAagcagaagagaggaaaaataaacagTGTAAATGAACACTTGGAGTGGGGAAAGTTTGAGCTACGATTGAttgatattacagtagcaccaagaGGCCTCAGCCAGTTTGGGGCTTCATTGCACAAAGTGCTGTACAACCACACAGCAAATCACAGGGAAAAATTTCCGAAAGCATctaaggggccagatttttaagggcatttaggcacctgaagatgCAGATGGATGCCTAAtgggatttgcaaaagcactTTTCTGCATCTGTAGACaccaaatatctttgaaaatctgacctttgGGTTCCTAGGTCGCACTAATTTTCAGTGGATATGTGGCTCCGAAAGCCAATATGActtgaaaatgggactcaggctCCTAGATCACTTAGCTGCTTTGGAAAATTGTACCCTAAAGGACAAAACATACTTACCATTAGTGATGACATGATATTTACACCCCTACCTTCCTAcacatttggggggagggatagctcaatggtttgagcattggcccactaaacccagggttgtaagttcaattcttgagggggccatttagggatctggggcaaaaattggggattggtcctgctttgagcagggggttggactaggtgaccttctgaggtcccttccaaccctgatattctatgatttcattaGGTCCTGGGGAAACTTGGGAGAAGAGGTGGTTTCTGAGAGACTCTTTCCTACGAAGTGGTCTGCAGACAGAAAATGGCTGAGTCACTGACTAAGAGGAGGTACACATTGTGCAGTTTATTTTAGTATCAGGGCTGGAAAGGACACCTCGTTCTGCTAGATCCAGTCATTCAGTCTTATTTCGTTGCATATGACCACTGCCTTCTGTGCCTTGAATAAGGGCCTTATAAGTGGTGGGGCAGTATGTTTTGTACAGATTTTCCACTAACGTGTTACTTCCTGCAACCACAGTCTTGTGTTCCTTGTTCATGAAGCTCCACAGGTGCAAAGAATAGGAGTTGTTGAAGTCAGGGCTTCTCTTCCAAACCTTGTAGTACTGCCTCCATGCTGGGTAAGGGATAGGGTGGAAACGCTGAGGATGTAAGAAGGAAATGTTCTGACAGCTCTGATCCTCCACATTATGGAAATTGGTCAGGTTGCACAAGGCTTTCAGCCTTCTCGTCATTAAGATGGGTCCTTGGTTTCCCCAAATGCGTCCATTGTAGTTTTGAACAAAATCTTTCATGCAATCCCAAATGAACCAGTGATGGTGAGAAAAGCCAAAAACCGCACTGCTGGAGACCTTGGAAGCCTCGGCTGATAGGAAGTTTgacagtgcaataggcctgatgGAGATGACATCTGTGTCCATGTAGATCCCACCGTACTTCCAGATGAGTGCAAGTCTGCTGGCGTCAGAGCTGATATGAACCCAGTGTTTTGCCTGGGTTGCATCTACCTGCAGAGATGGAAAGGGATCATAGAGATGCATTTGACTCCACTTCGAAACACCTGATCCCATTAGCTATATAGTCTATAAAACGCTCAACAGTATCTATCCTTACTTTAATCCCTTTAAAATTAatggctgtttttctttttcagctatGAAACTTTGCTAGAAAAAGGCAAGAGCAGCTGTAGGTTTTGTTCAATGTGATTCTACAGGTGTTTCCAAGGCGCAGTAAACTCCAAGGAAACATGCAACATTTATGAAATAATGAGAATATGAATCATGAACTGTAATTTCCACAAAAACAACCTCCCCCATCTCAATTTACACACTCACTGTCTGATACCAAGCCCGTGGGATTCAACTGaaagattctcattgatttcagtgagctttggaatAGGCCCCTCCTGGCAATCTCTAAAGAGAATAAAAAGTGAGAGAAATTCAGGCCTTGGGTTATGCTGGTGCACGGAGGGCTGGTGTACCAGTATAGCAGCCAGGTCCATGTTTATTTTCCAGACTCTccacttccatttaaaaataaataaaataatgacgTCCTTAGCTATAATGGTTGCCAATAGACCCATGGAAACATGAAACAAGTGCAGAAtaatgcagtgatgtctgcctgagttttTAGACAGGACTCAAAGGACTCAGAACAAGAACTCAAAGGGGTGTGAACTCCCTGAACAACAGTTCTGAGAGGCCTGGTTGGAGCTTGGAAGAGCATCACtgccttgttccccccccccaaaattgacCTCTGAATGACCCTCTCACTTCTAGAGCTGTCCCCAGACATTTTCATTGCTGTGTCTAACACCTTTAACAAGCACTGAAATCATTTTCACAG
Above is a window of Natator depressus isolate rNatDep1 chromosome 9, rNatDep2.hap1, whole genome shotgun sequence DNA encoding:
- the LOC141993485 gene encoding alpha-1,4-N-acetylglucosaminyltransferase-like, coding for MLKKIQIVLWFLFVFVFALFYKLSLRSACIFSCMPIAKQFLTQEDIMSQSRSIIFVEITDRLEPPPLVSCSVESAARIYHDRPVVFFMKGLNNSTWLDSNSTYAAFSLLSAMKNVFLFPFQMETLFQETPLLPWYHKVDATQAKHWVHISSDASRLALIWKYGGIYMDTDVISIRPIALSNFLSAEASKVSSSAVFGFSHHHWFIWDCMKDFVQNYNGRIWGNQGPILMTRRLKALCNLTNFHNVEDQSCQNISFLHPQRFHPIPYPAWRQYYKVWKRSPDFNNSYSLHLWSFMNKEHKTVVAGSNTLVENLYKTYCPTTYKALIQGTEGSGHMQRNKTE